The following is a genomic window from Chloracidobacterium sp..
ATGTTCGCCCCCGCAGGCGATGTCATCTTCATCAACGCCCGCGATGACTATTATGTGATCGTGCCGCCCGATAAGGATGTCGAGCATTCTGAAGTAAGGCGTGCTTTTCTGCAATTTGTATTCGATCCGCTCATATTGAAGAATTCAAAGGATGTAGTCGCGATCCAAGACACAGTGAAGCCGCTGCTCGATGAGCGCCGAAAGGCAGACCCTTCGATCTCGCCCGACATCTTTCTTGCAATATCGCGTTCGCTGACCGCTGCAGCCGATGCACGGCAGGATGAGTATTACAAGACGTCGATCGCGGTAGATCAAGCCCGCAGGAAGTTAGAGCTTGCAAAGACCGATGAGGAGAGGCGGAAGATCACGGCCGATCTCGAAACTCTCCGCCGTGAGCTTAGTGACGAGACGGCCGCCCGACTATCCGATGATTACGAACGCGGCGCGGTTCTTTCGTTCTACTTTGCAGACGCGCTCCGCGGTATGGAAGATGCGGGCTTTGATGTGGCATCGTCCGTACGTGAGTTCATTGCCTCATTCAACGCGGCAAAGGAAGGTGACCGTCTTGCCCAAAATGCGGAAGCACGCAAAAGGGCGTTGGCGGCACGCGCTGAACGCAAAGGCCGTGCAAGCAATGCTGTTGTAGCGGAAAGCCCAATAACGACGGGGCTGCTGGCTGTCGATAAACTCATCACGGCAAAGGACTATGACGCTGCAAACCGCCAGTTGAAACAGCTTCTCGCTCAATATCCCGGCGAGGCACGCATCTACTACAATATCGGACGTGTTGCGAGCCTTGCCGCCGAGCGAATAGAGAGTCCGGATGAGCAGGCGGCAAAACTGCTGGAGGCAAAAACCGCCTATACGAACGTGCTCAACACGAAGACGAACGACACGGCACTTCTGTCCCATACATTTGTTGCGTTGGCGCGCATTTACGAGTTCGCGGATGAACGCGAATATGCGCTCAAGCTGTATGACAAAGCGATCGAGTTCGGCGATGTGGCGGGCGGTGCGTTCAAAGAGGCGCTCGCGGGCAAGCAGAACTTGCTGCGGAAACAATGAGCGGCTACCGGCAATACGCGTCCCGACGTAACTCACAATAATGGCGGAACAAAAGTATCGAAGCGGCTATGTCGCACTCATCGGCAGACCGAATGCGGGCAAATCCACCTTGCTTAATCAGCTTGTCGGCGAAAAGATCGCAGCCGTATCGAATAAGCCGCAGACCACGCGGCAACGCATTCTCGGCATTGTGAATACGCCCTCGGCGCAAGCCGTTTTTGTCGATACGCCGGGCGTTCATAAGCCCGGTTTCCAACTCAATAAGCGGATGATGACGGCTGTTCACGACGCGATACTCTCGGTCGATCTGCTCGTTCTGATGCGTGATGCGAGTGTTTCAACTGGCAACGGCGACCGCTTCGTTCTCGAACTCGTCAAGCAGGCCGCAAAGCCGACGATCTTGGCCCTGAATAAGATAGACAAACTTGCGGACAAGGGCCGTTTGCTGCCCTTGATAGCATCGTATTCGGACGAGTTCGACTTTGCCGAGGTGATGCCGCTGTCGGCCCGCGCCGACGTTGATGCAAAAGAGCTGCTCAGCCTGATCATCAAGCATTTGCCCGAAGGTGAACCGCTATTTTCGGCGGACGAACTGACCGACCAGCCGATGCGTGTCATCGCTGCGGAAATGGTGCGTGAAAAGATCCTGCTCACCACCGGCGATGAGATACCTTATGTAACCGCTGTTATCACTGAGCTTTATGATGAGACAGATCCTGCGCTGACGCGTATTTACTGTGCGATCTATGTTGAACGGCCCTCGCAAAAGAAGATCATCATCGGCAAGCAGGGAACCCGCCTGCGTGATATCGGCACTCACGCGCGGCATGAAATTGAGCAATTGATCGGCCGACAGGTCTTTCTGAAACTGTTCGTAAAGGTGGTCGATGATTGGCGCAATAACGAGCGCGTGTTGGACGAACTCGGGCTTCAAAAGAAGAAATAGGCCGTTCGGATCGGGCTGGCCGTCACGCAGGAAATATGGCTGAGTGGTATTCGATCGAAGTGGTCTGCGATCCGACGGCGGCGAACGCCGTCGAACATGCACTGGGTGAATTCGGTGCAGCCGGGATCTCGACGGACGAGCTGGCAAAGCGTGAGACCGCAGACATTTCGGTCGTCGGGTATTTTTCGGAGTCGCCGGCGACGGATGAGTTCCGCTATTTTCTACAATGCGTTCTTGAAGCCTTCGATATCGAGCGGGATGCCGTAACCTCAATAGCTGTCGGCAAGGTCGAGCAGGCTGATTGGCTTGCCGAGTGGAAGAAGTATTGGAAACCGGCCATCGTCGGGTGTTTTGTTATCGCACCTCCGTGGGAAGAGATCGATGAACCCGGCAAGATCGTCATTCGCATTGAGCCGAAAATGGCTTTCGGCACGGGTACGCATGAGACGACACAGCTTTGCCTTGCTGCTATCGATCAATATTATTCTGAGGGCGAATCTTTTCTTGATGTAGGAACTGGTACGGGGATATTGTCGATCGCTGCCGCAAAAATGCAGAAAGACGGCACAGAGCCGGCAGTGATCCGCGGATGTGATACCGACGAAGAGTCCGTGCAGTTGGCCCGGGAGAATGCGGAACTCAATGGCGTTTCATGGATCGATCTCGTCGAAGGTACGATCGACGGCTCGACCGCGGAGTACGACTTCGTTTGCGCCAATGTAACGCTCGATGCGATAACACCGCTGTTGCCCGATCTGCTTCGCGTTTCAAAGAACAAGCTGATCCTTTCCGGAATTCTTTGCGAACAGGAAGCAGCTGTCAGAGAAGCTCTTTGGCAGCATAGGATATCCGACCCCAAGATAAAGCGTGCCGGCGAATGGATCGCCGTTATCATTGATCGGGCCGCTTAGGCTCGACCGCAGGCGGTATGTCGCCGTCATCGGCAACAACGACGATCGGCTGCCGCGGTTTCGGCCGTGAGCGTGTGCCGCGTGTAAGCTGCGGCGGCGATTTCGGCCTGTCAAAGAGCTTCGGCGAAAGCGGTTCGCTTCGCCGCAATATCAAGCCGCCCTTGCCCCCAAGCCAGATCCGCGAACCGCCGCGAAAAGCGACAGTTTGAAGCAATTTGCCGGTGCCTGTCGGCTGGATTTCCCACTTGCCGTTCGAGCCGCTCTTGACGAGCATCGTACCGAGGTCGCCTACCGCGACGGCACTGTCACGTCCCGTCGCCCGTACTGCAAAGAGATTATTTCGAACCGGTGACTCCTGATCCTTCCATGTTCTTCCGCCGTCCTCGGTTTTCAAAATAATGCCGCTTGAGCCTACGATAAAACCATTCTGTTCGTCCGCAAAGCTGATCGCGTTCAGGTTTTCCGTAACATTAAGCGGTAATTTTTTCCACGTCCGGCCGGCATCGGAGCTTGCGAGCACCGTTCCGCGGTCGCCGATCGCAAAGCCCGTGTGCTCGTTAACAAAGCTGACGCCTTCGAGCCAATACTGTGTGCCCGAAGCTGCCGGTTCCCAATATGCGCCGCCCGTGGTGCTTCGCAAAATAACGCCGCCCGCACCGACGGCGATACCGTCTTGTTCATTCAGGAAAAAGACGCCAAAAAGGTCGGCCGTACTGTTCGACGCACATTTGCCCCAACTGGCGCCGCCGTTTATCGTGCGGAGAATAGTGCCTTTGTCACCGACCGCCCAGCCTTTCAAACCGTCGTAGAATGCGAGTGCGTTCAGGTTCTCCTGCGTGTCCGTAAAGACAGCCGTCCAGTCGCGGCCGCCATTGTTCGTGAGCCACGATCGGCCGTTCGAGCCGACGCCGACTCCAATATCGTCGTCAAGCATTTCGATGTCATTGACATCCTCGCGGCCGCCTTCGCTGAGGCGGCGCCAGGAAAAGCTGCCATCGTCCGTCCGCAGGATGAGTCCATTCTCGCCCACGGCCCAGCCTGTAATGCCGTCAGCGAGTCTCAGCCCAAACAGTTTCGGGTCGGTGCGGACGCTGATAGGCAGCCATGTAGAACCGCCGTCGGCCGTGATCCAGACCGCTCCCGAAGCATCGCTCATGGCTCCTTTTTTCGCGTTGATGAAGTCGAGCGACAGCAGGTCCACAGTGCTGAAGATTTCTGTCGTTGCCCAATTCTGTCCGCCGTCGCTGCTTCTTGTTACGCATCCGAATTTACCGACTGCGATGATCGTTGCTTCCGTCAAATAGCGGACATCGGACATTGGCACGCCGGAACAGAGCGTGTCGGTTCGCCAAGACTCGCCGCCGTCGTCCGAACGAACGATCGCACCATGAAGGCCGACCGCCGCAATGTGCTTTTCATCGAATGCGGCAACCCTTTGCAGCTGCTCGACGCCGTTCTTTCTGATAACAGACCATTTTGCTCCCCCGTCTGTCGTTCTCAGGATGGTTCCGTACGTTCCGACGACCCATCCGGTCTTTCCGCTCGGGTCAAAGGTAATTCCGTAAAGGTGATCGCGGGTGTCGATCTCGACCTGCTGCCATCTCTTTCCGCCATTATCGGTTTTAAGCACTGTGCCGCGTACGCCTACGATGAACGCGGTGTCCTTGTCCACGCACCAAATTCCGGACAATACGGTGTCGATATCGGCATACTGTCGCCGCCAATGAAAGCCGCTGTCAGTTGTATGAAGTATCGTGGTATCGGCACCGACAGCAAAACCGTTGAGCTTGTCAGGGGCAAAATGGATGCTGTAAAGAGTGTTGCCCTGGGGCAACGGGTTCTGCCAGACCCAGCCGTGTGCGGACCGTTGCGAAAATGCGGCCGTCGATGCGATAAGAACAAATATGAACGTGTACAGGCAAAAAAGGGCCGTTCGGCCCCTGATCCGTCGAAGTGCGTGGGCGTTCTGAAACGTCATAGTTCGGTTACACCGAGCGAGGTTACGGCCTCGGACAGCAAGTATGGGTCATTTCGGCCCAGCTCCGCCAGTTTGCGGGCAGTTTTGTCGGCGATCTCCTGTATCTCGTGACCGGCATGGCCTTTTACCCAGATCCATTCGATGCTGTGCCGCCGCGCCGCACCATCGATCCTTTGCCACCAAGTGTGATTTGTCTTTCGCTTCCAAGTGCCGCCCATCGTTTCGACCACATAACGCGAATCGGACATAAGCCGTACGCGGCACGGCTCTTTGAGCTGTTCGAGGCCCAGCGCGGCAGCGGCTATCTCCGCCTGTTGATTCGTGGCATTCCCCAGATACTCGCCGAATGCTTTCCAGACGCCTTTGAAGCCGATTATCGCGACGGCTGCGGCACGCGGGTTATCGCGCCCGTTGCCGAGGCTTGATCCGTCGCAGACAATGGTTACTTCTTTCATCCTCGTCCTAGTCTCCCACCGATATTACGTTATCAACGTAACTGTCGAACGTTTCATCATGCGAAATGATGAACAATTGGTCAAAATGCGAAATGCGGCCTATCTCGACCGCAAGATTTTCGCGGCGTTCGGCATCAAGATTGGTCGTCGGCTCGTCAAAGAACGCGATACGGATATCGGTTACCTGTTTCAGGAGAGCCAGCCGAACGGCGAGAGCCGCGGCCATTTGCTCGCCGCCGGAAAGACTTGCGAACGGCCTTTCAAATCTGTCCTCTTCGATCGAGATCGCGTAATCTTCGCCCCATTTTAGCGTTCGCTCGGCATTGCCGGTGATCTCGCGAAAGATCAGGTTTGCTTCGAGCGAAACGTGATAAACATAGTTGCGGGCGATACGCGGTGCGGCCTCCTTGAGCGTGTCGCGAATAAAGGCCGTGGCTTCCGCAACGGTATCGAGCCGAGCCTTTTCGCGAAGTCCGGCCTCAAGGCCAATGCGCACTTTTTCAAAATGTGCGAGCTCCGCCTCGATCTGATCCTTGCGTTTTCCGATAGCGGCGAGCGTTGCGGCGAGTTCGGCGAGATGCTTCTCGGCCACCGTGAGCAACTGCCGCTGTGCGCGATGCATGGCGGGATCGTATCCTTCCCGAATGTCGATCTCCGATACATGCTGCAACCCTGCAAGGAGCACAGCGCGTTGCGACTCGACCTCCGAGAGGGAATTGCCGATACGCCGGAGCGCGGCGTGAACGTCGCCCTCGGCCGCGGTTTCGTGTTCAAGAAAGCGAACGCGGCTTTTCGGGTCGCCCAATCGGTCGAGAGATGCTTGGGCATCCGCCAACTTTGCTTCAAACGCGGGGAGTTCGGCGATCTGCCGCGAAAGTTCTTCGCTTTCACGGCGCAGTGCAGTACCGTCCTCGGTCAATTCGGCCTCGCGTTTTCGGAGAGTGTCGAGCATTGCTGCATACCGCTGAGACTCGCGTGCGGCAGCCAGAGCTTCCACAACCTCTTTTCGCTCTTTCTCAAGATCGTCGATCTTTCCGCGAAGTTCTTCGAACTGGCTCGAAATGAACATCTCAAGTGTTTCGCCGGGTTTCAAATTAAGGCATTTTTGCGACAGTATTGGGCAAAGGCCGTCGCGGATCTCCTTCTGAAAACGCTCATCACGGTCAAGTTCGGCACCGGCCGCCGCGATGCCGGCAACGATATCGGCGCTGCGCTTTTCGAGTATGGCGACATCGGCCGCACCGCGTGCCCGGACCTCGGCATCGCCGATATCTGCCTGATTCTGCTTGAAATTCTCGCGCAGGCGTGCGAGGCGTTTTGCTGCCGTTTCGAACTGGTCTTTCAATCCGCGGCCAAGCGTTACCTTTGACCTGAAAGCCGCCGCTTCTTCTTCGAGGCGAGTTTGCTCAATGGTCTTCGGCATTAGCATTTTGATCTCAGCCTTCGCCGAGGCTATCCGTTCGAGGCGTTCGGTGTTCTGCTTCTGTTCGGCAGCAATGTGGGCTTTTTGCACTTCGATCTTTTCAAGATCGTCGAGTGTCGAAACGATCTTGTGCAGGCGTTCCGCTTCTTTTTCGGCCAGTGTAAGTTCGGTTGACAGGCGTTCGAATTCCGTAGCGATAGCGGCGTGTTCCTTTGCCACATCTTCGGCCCGCTTCAGTTCACCCTCGCATCTGGCGATATCCTCACGCACTGCCATCAACTGAGTATCGACAAAACGTACCGTATCCCGCAGTTTTTCGGCGGCTTGCCGGTACTCCTCGACCTTCAAAAGCCTGTCAAAAGCCGATTTACGCTCTGTCGCTCCATCCAGAAAGATCGCGGTGAAGGTTCCTTGAGGCACTCCGATAGCCTGTCGGAACAGCGACCGCAGATCGGTGCCTGGTTCCAGGCCGAGATGCTGCCAAAGGAACCGCAGTACCTCCTCCTTTTTGTCCGCAATTCGGAGGCCAAGCCGCGGATCGGTAACGTAATATCCGGTTCCGGTATCACGATGGACGGAATATTCGCGTTCATCGACGCCGCTTATGAACGCAACATTGACCGAGCCTTTCTTTTCACCGCGTTTAATGAAATCGTCTTTCTTATATTCGAGCAGGTCGAATAGAACCCACGCTATTGCCTCGATGATCGTGGTCTTTCCGGCACCGTTGCTGCCCGTAATAGCGGTCGTTCCGGGCTGGAAGTCGTACGCCGCCGAGGCATAGGACTTGATATTCTGAAGTTCGACGCGGGTTATCTGCATTGCGGCTTAATGAGAGTTTAGAATAACGCCGCGAGTAACAAAAGAAGAGAGGATGCGGTTGTGTTACAACTTATGTATCACGATGCTGCCGTTGGTCGAAGAAAGCCGGAAGGTTGTGCTGCCGCCGCTGCCGAGAACGCCTTTTATCATTTTGACCGGCCCGTTGGGGGTGCCTGTAAGATCGTCCGTCTCGGTCTTGAATGGCAGATCTGACCTGAAGTCGCCCCGTCCGTGAGACACGACCACGGAACTTGAGGTGTCTGCGGGTAAATTGAGCCGAACTTGGCCGATCGTGGTGAAGAAGTTGTACGCGGCATCCCGCACAGCACCGCCAGTGTATCGTATCGAACCTGAGATCGAATTGGCATCGACCTGCTTGTAAAGGACGTCCTGCATCGTGATGGTGCCGCTGCTTGTGTTCGCTTTTAGCGCATCGCCGCTGGCACTCGGCCCGACATCGAAGAGCAGAATGCTGCCCGTGGTGCTGTTCACCTTAATCGGGCCGCGTGCGGTCTCCACATTGATGTCGCCGCGTCCGGTCGATGCCGAAATGCCGTTAGCGATATTGCGAAAAGTGATGTCGCCGCCGATCGAGTCAAAAGCGGCCTTTCGTACCGAATCGATAACAGCACTCAGGTCACGCCCTTTTACGCTTACGCTTGCATTGCGCGGCAGATCGATCTCGATAGAATCTCCCCAAATGCATCCGGGCGAACCAAAGCCTGAGAACTTTTCATCTGCCGAATTCAGCGTTATCCAGAGCGGCTTTTCGGTAGCAGTATTTGATTCCTTGACCGAGAACGAAAAAGCCGATCCGTCGCGCACGAGGACCCGAAGTTCATTTTGATCGGAGCCGTTCACGAGCAAACGGCCGCTGACGGCGCACAGCGAAAGATTTAGCTTAGGGTCAACCTCGATACGCCTTTCGGTAGTATCACCGTCAAATTCGCGGTCCGAAGCATTGTGCCGCACGTCATAAGGAACGCGGCCGTGCGGATTTTTCGGTTTCGTCCGAGGCGTGTCTTGCGCAGGCACAATACCCGCGGACGCAAGCAGCACCGCGAAGGCGAATTTCGGCAAACGCCGCCATTGTTTGCTATCGAATACTCGCAACCAATTCCTCCGTCTGCGAAAGCGAATTCAGCAGGTCGATCTTGTTCTTATACGATGTGAAAAGCATCTGGCGTGCCGCATCGTCCTTAGGGTCCTTACGTACCGCAGTGCGCATCTTTTCGATCGTGTCATCGACGACGGCCATGTCACGTTCGTACGCGACCCTCTCGGCCGGCTGTAATACAAGGTCTTTTGTAGAACCTACACTCTTTTGAAGTGCGGCGATAGTTTCCAGATAGCTGCCTTCGCCGGCCAACGCACCGCTAGATCGAGTATTCGCCGCAGGTACGGAACGCGCAGCGGAATAAGAAGCACGGACAACAACAAGCCGCCGCTGATCCGGCCTGCTTTCCGTCGAAATGACCGCCGGAGCGGCGTTATTGTCGATCGGCTTTACCGGAGTTTCAACAGCCGGTTCGTTCGCCGGTGCCGTGATCTGTAGAGTTCCTGCAACATCCCGGTTGTTTGCAACGCGCGAGGTTCCGGTGAACAGAAGCGAGAGCGTAACAGCCGCGGTCAGCAGCAGAACACAAGCGGCTGCTATGCCCGGGCTTGCGACCAATGACAAGATCAGGGAGCGAAAGCCGCCGAGCAACGAGCGTTCCCTGCGGTCGTGAGCAATTTCGGCGTTGATCCGTGACCACAGACGCTGCGTCGGTACAAGTGTATCCATCTCGCGTTCAAGGGCAGGGAATACTACCGCTGCCTCGCTTTCGGCACCGGCCAGCATCGCCGCGCAGTTTCCGCAAACAGCGAAGTGCGAATTGACGCTCTCATGTTCTGCCGCCGAAAGTTCCGCGTCCAAGAAAGCCTGTATCGTACCGATGTCCGGACAGTCCTTATTCATCTCTTCTCCACCTTGCCCGCTTGGCCGTATATCTTTGCGAATTCACTTCGTGCACGCGCGATAAAAGTACCGATGCTTGTCTC
Proteins encoded in this region:
- a CDS encoding ribonuclease HI, coding for MKEVTIVCDGSSLGNGRDNPRAAAVAIIGFKGVWKAFGEYLGNATNQQAEIAAAALGLEQLKEPCRVRLMSDSRYVVETMGGTWKRKTNHTWWQRIDGAARRHSIEWIWVKGHAGHEIQEIADKTARKLAELGRNDPYLLSEAVTSLGVTEL
- a CDS encoding SMC family ATPase, which produces MQITRVELQNIKSYASAAYDFQPGTTAITGSNGAGKTTIIEAIAWVLFDLLEYKKDDFIKRGEKKGSVNVAFISGVDEREYSVHRDTGTGYYVTDPRLGLRIADKKEEVLRFLWQHLGLEPGTDLRSLFRQAIGVPQGTFTAIFLDGATERKSAFDRLLKVEEYRQAAEKLRDTVRFVDTQLMAVREDIARCEGELKRAEDVAKEHAAIATEFERLSTELTLAEKEAERLHKIVSTLDDLEKIEVQKAHIAAEQKQNTERLERIASAKAEIKMLMPKTIEQTRLEEEAAAFRSKVTLGRGLKDQFETAAKRLARLRENFKQNQADIGDAEVRARGAADVAILEKRSADIVAGIAAAGAELDRDERFQKEIRDGLCPILSQKCLNLKPGETLEMFISSQFEELRGKIDDLEKERKEVVEALAAARESQRYAAMLDTLRKREAELTEDGTALRRESEELSRQIAELPAFEAKLADAQASLDRLGDPKSRVRFLEHETAAEGDVHAALRRIGNSLSEVESQRAVLLAGLQHVSEIDIREGYDPAMHRAQRQLLTVAEKHLAELAATLAAIGKRKDQIEAELAHFEKVRIGLEAGLREKARLDTVAEATAFIRDTLKEAAPRIARNYVYHVSLEANLIFREITGNAERTLKWGEDYAISIEEDRFERPFASLSGGEQMAAALAVRLALLKQVTDIRIAFFDEPTTNLDAERRENLAVEIGRISHFDQLFIISHDETFDSYVDNVISVGD
- the era gene encoding GTPase Era, with product MAEQKYRSGYVALIGRPNAGKSTLLNQLVGEKIAAVSNKPQTTRQRILGIVNTPSAQAVFVDTPGVHKPGFQLNKRMMTAVHDAILSVDLLVLMRDASVSTGNGDRFVLELVKQAAKPTILALNKIDKLADKGRLLPLIASYSDEFDFAEVMPLSARADVDAKELLSLIIKHLPEGEPLFSADELTDQPMRVIAAEMVREKILLTTGDEIPYVTAVITELYDETDPALTRIYCAIYVERPSQKKIIIGKQGTRLRDIGTHARHEIEQLIGRQVFLKLFVKVVDDWRNNERVLDELGLQKKK
- a CDS encoding DUF4097 family beta strand repeat protein gives rise to the protein MRVFDSKQWRRLPKFAFAVLLASAGIVPAQDTPRTKPKNPHGRVPYDVRHNASDREFDGDTTERRIEVDPKLNLSLCAVSGRLLVNGSDQNELRVLVRDGSAFSFSVKESNTATEKPLWITLNSADEKFSGFGSPGCIWGDSIEIDLPRNASVSVKGRDLSAVIDSVRKAAFDSIGGDITFRNIANGISASTGRGDINVETARGPIKVNSTTGSILLFDVGPSASGDALKANTSSGTITMQDVLYKQVDANSISGSIRYTGGAVRDAAYNFFTTIGQVRLNLPADTSSSVVVSHGRGDFRSDLPFKTETDDLTGTPNGPVKMIKGVLGSGGSTTFRLSSTNGSIVIHKL
- a CDS encoding 50S ribosomal protein L11 methyltransferase → MAEWYSIEVVCDPTAANAVEHALGEFGAAGISTDELAKRETADISVVGYFSESPATDEFRYFLQCVLEAFDIERDAVTSIAVGKVEQADWLAEWKKYWKPAIVGCFVIAPPWEEIDEPGKIVIRIEPKMAFGTGTHETTQLCLAAIDQYYSEGESFLDVGTGTGILSIAAAKMQKDGTEPAVIRGCDTDEESVQLARENAELNGVSWIDLVEGTIDGSTAEYDFVCANVTLDAITPLLPDLLRVSKNKLILSGILCEQEAAVREALWQHRISDPKIKRAGEWIAVIIDRAA